A region of Procambarus clarkii isolate CNS0578487 chromosome 22, FALCON_Pclarkii_2.0, whole genome shotgun sequence DNA encodes the following proteins:
- the LOC123759733 gene encoding 27 kDa glycoprotein, whose protein sequence is MGWKVPVCVVVMFALTGIVGQQLNLGDAANFAENIESPDDVPQIADWKERCRATVGEDAVNDIEESGSNLGDCVGRQINWSKLQVEINRSIPRGELDLVFKKYCGRRDRLMACAEALFTKLERCMNERELRDLNITRKAIDAGIDFICHNDGDKIALFMAEEGEECINSQKDKIQSCIEEKVPDLEETQSDPLSIGINDLVINEENCKKVNAMHQCVVKYTEQCEDPTPSNILDSLIMQILKVTPCWQTSSAPTFMSPTQYLLPHLLTLLAAALTAANILL, encoded by the exons ATGGGTTGGAAAGTACCTgtttgtgttgtggtgatgtttgcCCTCACAG gTATTGTGGGGCAACAGTTGAATTTGGGAGATGCTGCAAACTTTGCAGAGAACATAGAAAGTCCTGACGATGTGCCACAGATAGCAGACTGGAAAGAACGATGCCGTGCAACTGTTGGAGAGGATGCTGTAAATGATATAGAG GAGTCTGGCAGTAATTTAGGAGACTGTGTTGGCCGTCAAATCAACTGGAGCAAACTTCAAGTAGAAATAAATCGTAGCATACCAAGGGGAGAGCTGGATTTGGTCTTCAAGAAGTACTGTGG CCGTCGTGATCGTCTCATGGCTTGTGCTGAAGCTCTGTTTACCAAACTTGAAAGGTGTATGAATGAAAGAGAGCTGCGTGACCTGAACATTACCAGGAAGGCCATAGATGCTGGAATAGACTTTATTTGCCATAATGATGGAGACAAAATTGCTT TGTTCATGGCTGAGGAGGGAGAAGAATGTATAAACAGCCAGAAAGACAAAATACAGTCTTGTATTGAAGAAAAGGTACCTGATCTTGAAGAGACGCAAAGTGACCCTTTGAGTATTGGTATTAATGATCTCGTAATAAATGAAGAAAACTGCAA AAAAGTAAATGCTATGCACCAATGTGTAGTGAAGTACACTGAGCAATGTGAAGACCCAACCCCATCTAACATCCTTGACTCGCTGATCATGCAAATTTTGAAGGTGACGCCATGTTGGCAGACCAGCAGTGCTCCAACCTTCATGTCTCCCACTCAGTACCTCTTACCTCACTTGCTCACACTACTGGCTGCTGCACTCACTGCTGCTAATATACTTCTTTAA